In Flavobacterium sp. GSB-24, the genomic window ATTATTTCTCTCGTAAGTTAATTATCAAATTAACCATTCCAACAGAAGAAAAATTGTTGGTAGGAAAAGAGAAAGCAACCGCCTTTTTGAACTGGCTGGAAAATAGGTAAAGATTAGTTTTTTTGTTTGATGTTTCATGTTTCATGTTTTGAAACTTCGGGATTAAGTTTCAAGTTTCAGTCCCGAAACCTCTGGCTCAGGTTGCCAAACGGGCAAAAAGAAAGATTATATAGATATCTGGACGACATGCCGTATAAACCAGAACTTTAGACATGAAACATGAAACCTGAAACAAAAAAAAATTAAAAGACCTTCGAAGGAGACAATCCATATTGTTTCTTAAAGGCAAATGAAAAATGGGACAGGTCTTCAAAACCTACTTCAAGATAGACTTCAGTTGGGGTTTTTCCTTTTTCTTTTATCAGATAATAAGCCTGCTGTAATCTTTTTTGTAATAACCAACGGCTTGGCGAAACTTCAAAAATACGCTGAAAGTCACGTTTAAAAGTGGCCAGGCTTCTACCAGTGAGGTAGGCAAAACGGTCTAACTGCACATTAAAATGAAAATTCTTTTTCATGAAAGCTTCCAAATCAATTTTCCCCGGCTCATTAAAATCAAATAAAGTATCTTTGAGTTCGGGTTTACATTGCAATAAAATGGTAATAGCTTCATTTACTTTTAAAGTTTGAAGTTCTTCTGTAATTAATTGATCTTCGTTGATATAAGGAATCAAAGATCCCATTAAACTTTTAAGCAGTGGAGTTTCTTCCAATTGAAAAACAGTTTCTGTTTCAGGACTTTTAATTAAACTGGTCTTTTGATTGTGTTTTATTGAGAAATCACGCAATGCTTCCTGATTCAAATAAATTGAAATGGATTGAAATGCAGCATTAGGATCAGGCTGTTTATTGAATTTTATAAGCTGATTCCTTTTGATAAATCGAAAATCACCCGGTTTGAAAATATATTCTCTGATGCCGTTGTTTAAAGTAAGTATTCCTGAAATCTGAAAACTTAAAACATGTTCTGCAGCAAATTGTTCACCTTCGCGATTTTGGGTATAATAGCACGAATAAGCAATTGCTGGTATTTTCTGATTTATTTTTGAATCGTTCATATTACAAATTTATAAAAAATGGTCAGCAATATTTAGTACTGACCATTACAGAATGTATTTAAATTATTCTTTTTTAGTATTATTGGTATACCATTTTCCTTGTGCGGTATCAAAAAAGCTTCCTGCTTCATCATGATCTGTTGATATACTAACATTCATCCAATTTTCCATTTCTTCTGTTCGCTTTTGGTCAGCATTTTTTAATATACCAATTGCTTCACTACCTAGTACCAAGTGTACAGGAGGGTTTGGATGAGACGCTAAATCCACCATCACTTTGGCTGCTTTTTCGGGATCACCAACAGCAACAAATTGTCCTCCTTTGAAAAAATCAGTACGTTGTTTTACCATTTCGTAGCCTTCTATTTCAGTTGCGTAAGACATAGAAGCGCCAGCCCAATCGGTACGGAAACCGCCTGGTTCGACACTAGTTACCAATATTCCTAACGAAGAAACTTCTTTGGCCAAAGCTTCGGTAAAGCCGCTTAGACCAAATTTTGCCGCCTGATACATCGTTAGACCTGGATTACCAACGCGTCCGCCAATAGAACTGATTTGTAAAATCCTTCCTGACCCCTGTTTGCGCATATAAGGAAGGACGGCACGCGTAATCTCAATTGGGGCATATAAATTAGTTTCTAACTGACTGCGGACCTGCTCACTGGTGTAAGCTTCGGCAGCCCCGATAATTCCGAATCCTGCATTGTTTACCAAGACGTCAATTCTTCCAAAATGTTCTGCAGCCGTTTTAACCGCACTATACACTTGTTCATAGTTAGTAACATCTAAGGCTAGCGGAAAGATTTGATCTTTGTAAAGAGCCTTCAAATCATTTAACTGATCGATATCGCGGGCCGTTGCCACAACTTTATCACCGCTTTTTAAAACTGCTTCTGTAAGATTACGTCCTAATCCTCTTGAGCTTCCTGTAATAAACCATATTTTATTCATTGTAATTGTATTTAAATGTTCAGTACAAAATTACGGCAGAAGCAGGGATGAGTATTTTGTTAGAAAGCTCAAATTTATTTGTTAGAAAGCTCATGATTCTATAACGAAAAAGCCTGAGATTATCTCAGGCTTTACTATTCCAATAAATAATAAATCTATTCAGTTTTATGGGTAATGTAGTGAACAGTGTATAATTTTCTAAACATTAAATAAGTTATGCTAACCATTACAAAAGCAATAACAGCGTCAGTTACTGCAGAAAAGCCTAGTACTGCGAGTTTTGAAAAGAACGCAAAAGTGATATCAAAGAAAATACCCGCAAAGACCCATTCTTTCAACCGCAGTAACTTATTTGGAATTAATAACACGATAACTCCTGCGGCTTTAAACACACCAAGCAGGTAGATGAAATGTTCTGGATATCCTAATTGCTGGGTAATTCCCCAAACAATAGGATTTGTAGTAAGTTCGAAAAAACCGCTGGCTCCAAACCATAAAGAAGTTAAGATAACACCTGTCCAGTAAATAATTTTTGTTGTTTTTGCATTCATGATTTTAAAATTTTAAGCTGTTAAACAGGGCAAATTTGCATCAGAACACTCTCATTAGATAATCATAAGTAATTGAAGTGGACAATTTCGATCTTTAAATAGACAATTTGGAGGCTAATTTTATTTAAAGCTTTACAATTTGATCGAAATAGTCAGCATTGCTCTTTAATTTTATTTGATTTTTTGGAACGATTTTGGCTTGGTCCCAATATGTTCCTCAAAAACCTTGGCAAAGTGACTTAAATTAGAAAATCCCATCTTAAAGCCAACCTCTGACACAGTCATTTTATTTTCTTTTAGTAATCATGCTGCCTCTTTCATTCGGAATTTTTGGTAATAGCTAAACAAACTGTCCCCAAAAATTTGTTTAAATAGTCTTTTAAACTTTGATTCGCTCATTCCTACTTCTGAAGCCAGTTGTTTTATAACGGGAGGCGCAGCAATGTTGTTCAAGATTGTATCTCGCACTTTATAAATTTTTTGAACATCTATTTGATTTAGTGCATGTGTAGTTGGATTTTCTCTTTTAAAAAGTTCTTTTAAAGTCAGACAGATTAATTCCTCGGCTTTAATTTTAAAAAAGAAATCATTGAGGGAAGCTGGAATATCAGCCTGAATAATTTCCATAGCCACCTGCTCAATTTTTGGCGAAAGCAGCTCTTCAAATAAGATCGACTGTTCGCTGGTAATAATATTTCTGAAAATTTCATTGTCAATATTCACTCCTAGAGTTTTGGCTAATTTATCGGAATCGATTCCAATAAAAATAGAGTTGAATTTAGTTCTACCCGGATAGAATGTTTCAATATTAAGTTTTCCCTTAAAAATCTGAATTGAAGGAAGATTTCCTGAATATTTGTTTTTTGAATCGGCATCTGGAAAAATATTATTAAAAGAAAATAGTATTCTATTCAGTGTATTTTGACCTCCTAGTCTTTTCGCAAGCACATTGTCATTAAACTCATAAAAACTTACAAGCATATTTATGGAATTGTCTAATCTAAATCCTCTTAAATAGCCTTTCCCTTTATTGTCGGGTATTACTAATATTCCATTTTTTACCTCTGTACCTAATAAATCCGCAAAACCCGCTAAAAAACCGAATTCCTCCTTTAAATGTAATTTCATTATAATGACCTTTTAGAGCTATTATTGTGTCAAATGTAGCTATTTTAATCCTTATTGACTAGATAACTTTGCCTAAAAATTAATTTAAATAATTCAAAATGACTACTATTAAAACTAAAGCCATCAGCAATGTAAATGTGTTTGATGGCAAGAATGTAATTGGTATAAAAACAGTTGTCTTTAGTGACGGTGTAATTACTTCCATTCTAAATGAATTACCAGAAGACATAAGTGAAGTTATTGACGGATCAGGCTGTACTCTGCTGCCTGGTTTAATAGATGCCCATGTGCATACCTCCGTAGAATTCTTAAAAGATGCATTAAAATTCGGTATCACTACCGAATTAGAAATGATGGGAGGATTTACCAGTAAAGGACGTGAAACCCAATTAAAAGGAGTTACAGGTGCTGCCGATGTGCGTTCTGCCGGTATGGGTCTAACAGCTCCCGGCGGTCATCCAGACGAGCTTATTCCTAAAGGTGATGGTATTCCGGAATTCGTGTTAAAAGAAATGGAGAAAATGAGTGAAGAAGAAAAGGCCATTTTTTTAGCTGCTCACCAAGCTCAAAAGGAAGAAGAAGAAATAGGTGCCGATGTTACCTCAATTAGCGGAGCAATAGATTTTGTTCATCGTCAGGTAAATAATGGTGCAGATTATTTTAAAATAATGATTGAGGAAGGAACTGTAATGAATGCACCGGGTTTACCTGTCATTGAAACTCCGGTATTAAAAGCAGCAGTTGATGAAGCTCATAAATTAGATAAGATTGCAATAGCCCACGTTTTAACGGCAGAAGCGGCCAAAACAGCGGTCGAAATTGGTGTCGACGGCTTGGCACATCTATTTATTGACAGACCAGATTGGACCAAAGAACTCATTGAAGCTATTGCGGGCAAGGGAATTTTCGTAACTCCTTGTCTGGTATTAAATTCATCGATTATAGGTAATTCTGCCTGCCATGTTGCGCATGATGAAAGAGTTGATAAAAAATTAAATGAAGACTGGAAAATGACCATGTGTTCTTGTTTCAATACTTTTCCCGAAGGCAATATGAAAGATAACTTTGACAACGTGAGGGATTTACGAGACGCAGGAGTAGATATACTTGTTGGAACAGATGTATCTGTACCGATGCCCCATTTGGGCGGACTTGCACATGGTGTGAGTGTTCATCATGAAATGCAGCTGTTAGTAGAAGCGGGATTAAGCCCAATTGAGGCATTAAGAGCAGCCACATCAGTACCAT contains:
- a CDS encoding AraC family transcriptional regulator, yielding MNDSKINQKIPAIAYSCYYTQNREGEQFAAEHVLSFQISGILTLNNGIREYIFKPGDFRFIKRNQLIKFNKQPDPNAAFQSISIYLNQEALRDFSIKHNQKTSLIKSPETETVFQLEETPLLKSLMGSLIPYINEDQLITEELQTLKVNEAITILLQCKPELKDTLFDFNEPGKIDLEAFMKKNFHFNVQLDRFAYLTGRSLATFKRDFQRIFEVSPSRWLLQKRLQQAYYLIKEKGKTPTEVYLEVGFEDLSHFSFAFKKQYGLSPSKVF
- a CDS encoding oxidoreductase, whose amino-acid sequence is MNKIWFITGSSRGLGRNLTEAVLKSGDKVVATARDIDQLNDLKALYKDQIFPLALDVTNYEQVYSAVKTAAEHFGRIDVLVNNAGFGIIGAAEAYTSEQVRSQLETNLYAPIEITRAVLPYMRKQGSGRILQISSIGGRVGNPGLTMYQAAKFGLSGFTEALAKEVSSLGILVTSVEPGGFRTDWAGASMSYATEIEGYEMVKQRTDFFKGGQFVAVGDPEKAAKVMVDLASHPNPPVHLVLGSEAIGILKNADQKRTEEMENWMNVSISTDHDEAGSFFDTAQGKWYTNNTKKE
- a CDS encoding DoxX family protein is translated as MNAKTTKIIYWTGVILTSLWFGASGFFELTTNPIVWGITQQLGYPEHFIYLLGVFKAAGVIVLLIPNKLLRLKEWVFAGIFFDITFAFFSKLAVLGFSAVTDAVIAFVMVSITYLMFRKLYTVHYITHKTE
- a CDS encoding AraC family transcriptional regulator, which codes for MKLHLKEEFGFLAGFADLLGTEVKNGILVIPDNKGKGYLRGFRLDNSINMLVSFYEFNDNVLAKRLGGQNTLNRILFSFNNIFPDADSKNKYSGNLPSIQIFKGKLNIETFYPGRTKFNSIFIGIDSDKLAKTLGVNIDNEIFRNIITSEQSILFEELLSPKIEQVAMEIIQADIPASLNDFFFKIKAEELICLTLKELFKRENPTTHALNQIDVQKIYKVRDTILNNIAAPPVIKQLASEVGMSESKFKRLFKQIFGDSLFSYYQKFRMKEAA
- a CDS encoding amidohydrolase family protein, which produces MTTIKTKAISNVNVFDGKNVIGIKTVVFSDGVITSILNELPEDISEVIDGSGCTLLPGLIDAHVHTSVEFLKDALKFGITTELEMMGGFTSKGRETQLKGVTGAADVRSAGMGLTAPGGHPDELIPKGDGIPEFVLKEMEKMSEEEKAIFLAAHQAQKEEEEIGADVTSISGAIDFVHRQVNNGADYFKIMIEEGTVMNAPGLPVIETPVLKAAVDEAHKLDKIAIAHVLTAEAAKTAVEIGVDGLAHLFIDRPDWTKELIEAIAGKGIFVTPCLVLNSSIIGNSACHVAHDERVDKKLNEDWKMTMCSCFNTFPEGNMKDNFDNVRDLRDAGVDILVGTDVSVPMPHLGGLAHGVSVHHEMQLLVEAGLSPIEALRAATSVPSKRFNLLDRGSIAEGLRADLLLVKGDPTINISDSLSIVGIWKEGESYHS